ttgtttctctttctatgatcctcttTATTCGTAATATATAGAATCTTCATCAAATTTAACtcatttatattttaagaaaaaaatatttgattttatattttttttaaatgatgataatcaatcaaaattaatttggtagatgttattttttatttaataattaatatataaatatgtattaTTGCACTagccaaaaattaaaaatatttatcactaatattattataaatatatattttttattttaaatatataattataatcatATTTTATCTCTTATAATTTTATCTCTtataattttatcaaaattttataTCAATCATAAGTATATTTTAGTTattacataaaaattatatttaaaaaacactttttttcagttatcattatttttaaaataaaattattaatataattaaatattaacttttataattaatatttaattatatgaatTCTCCTTTATAGGAAAAAATAAACATGTactgttttatttatatataattgcaGTATATAATTTTTACATTAAAATATAACTATATTattgattattatatatttatttagacACCATGGTAATTCATATTTATATACTAATTgggattaaattataaataatttaaaaaactattaaataaaaagtaCCATCTACAATGATAATTCATATTTATATAATAGTTATTAACTAAgacatttaaaaatattaaataaaaagtttcATCTCTAAAATTAGCTTTTGCATCGAAAAAACAATtcgtataattatatattattcttaattgttaatatttagttctattaacaattttttgaaaataaataatgatTGCTGATGAAAAGCATTTTacagatttattttttattaaataatcaaataCACTCGTATTAACACTTATAATTAATAGATCATTATATTAATATCTTTTGGATTAATATAcgcttataataatatttttaataatatatgattattttaaaaatgtaaaaatcaaatattttgcagTAGTTGTACAtatgttttaattaatatataattattttcaatttttggcTAGTACAAtaatacatatttatatattaattattaaataaaaaataacatatttcaaattaattttgattgattatcatcatttaaaaagaaatataaaatcaaatatttttcttgaAATATAACATGAATTAAGTTTTATGAAGATTCAATAAATTACAAATAaagaggatcatagaaagagaaacaaatctaATCCATTAATTTTGATGCATTGAAATTTAAGGGTTACGAtgaattgttctcatttctcattataaccaagtgttctcacttgagtcgccccatatatatatatatatatatatatatatatatatatatatatatatatatatatatatatatatatatatatatatatatatatatatatatatatatatatatatatatatatatatatatatatatatatatatatatatatatatatatatatatattgaataatataaTAGAAATGAAACCAATTATAAGATAACATAATGAAAAGCAAAATAGTTCCATTTgaccgaaatagccgaattaagcggtataattagttgtccgaaatttgatgaaaatttaagtGGTagataagtttaattagtaggttaATGTGGTAGTGATATTTTGTTGACATTGTGCtattttacgaaccgaccgaaattgtgtggatttgagtatcatttatattaaatgttggttttggaatagaaagtgaaatagtaaattggaaaatgaattgaaaatagaatattgaattaaattaatatagtgtgatattaattggttgattaaattaatagttggaTAAATTTCACTAAgtctatttaattggaaaatacttagacttggataaattattcggtttatcggtaaataacggtatcttgagaatttgactgtaattgtgtttttggttgactatttatgttgagaataatatattgataTGCCAATGATatcgttttgataattaacatgatatctaatttagttaaatgttaattggaGGTTGATTCAGTTTACTTGATAAATTGGCATACTGAGATTATTTTCGGAATTTGACCGAAATTGTGatttgttgtgaatatctttgtgattatTTTGCTAATGGCATCGACCGTTGATTAGGTGAATTGTCGTAACTGTTCCGTTATGatatgaagttgttgtattatgtgtgaagtgTTATTACCTTTTTTGATTGGTGATAATTGTGATATGGGCgtgtgccttgtgacgaatatttcgtgaagtaaatgatgatgatgatgttgtgtgatgttcggttcatcgagttgcatacatttgcatatatattGTGACGGTCTGGTTTgaaaaattagtgacgaaggcttatgccttgtgcctctgaattgggcaattggtgacgggggctgaagcttcgattggtaccacatgcatatgcaccgTGGAGCCGCATTTGAGTCGTTGTCagttgttgttggttgaagttgtCGTTTATGCCTTGTGATGCTGATATGTTGAGTTGTTGAATctgtttatatgttgatatcatgactattcattgatgatgttctttgtgctgtttgtgttgatgttgtgtgaggcggtgattcatttatattctttacctaatatattatttatcatgatcctatttatatagtttgatatctcacccttgctgccgatgtttcccctaccatgggaaatgggcaggtactcaagtataactgTGGAAGTGTGTTGCTTCATCGAGTcctgttggtgtgtcgctctgatccGTAACACTCAGGGGGTCGTTTATATCGTTATTTCTATGTTGTCGAtgtttttagttgttgttattataatcgttgatccaagttgaataatatgaagtacttgttatacttccaagttgtttgagttgaataaagctgatagttgactgttattcgaatgctatgtatcattgttaaatgacatacaagttgaagttttaagttgatatgtgatacttcaatctgttgtttgaaattttaaatactctgatattttccgcattataatttcgggtagaatttggggtgttacaagaaaCATCCCAAACCCAAAATCACCATCAAACCTCCATTAAAGAGCATTCTTAAACCTTAAACACAAAACTCACACTTGGCTCAAGCATTGTCCAAACTTTCACCTCAGATACCTTCTATatatcatatagaagctatccaaatcATTAACCAACTTCTGTAACACTTGGAACATagttttccattttcaatttttCTATTTTGCAGGTACAGTCGGATTGATCATTCCAGGTGTGCTCAAATTCAAGTAAGCATTCATTTAGCTTCTATAAGGTGCAAGGAAGCTATTTGGATCATTAGAAAAACTTTGTAACACCTCTAACCAAGGATTTAATTTCCAACTTCAAGAGGTAAAAACTCAAACTTGAACTCAGTGATTGAGGTATCATTTTCAATATAGCTTGATACCATTGTGTTTAGAATCATGTaaggatcaaaagccctctgGTTTCACTCATCTATTCATCATGTAgaccatttaattttatttttaagttctAGGGTTCATACTCTTTTTCTAGAAATTCATGAGCTATGGTTTGAATTAATTAGCAAATGATACATGGCTGGATTCGTCTTGAAAGGATACACAATTTTCATGTTTACGTTTTCAAAAATGGTTGAGATTTGGCTAAGGTCGAATTTCCATAAATTGTgttcttgaggttgaagatgaagttgaccAAACTTTGAAacttgttttttaatatatatttgcgTGCGTGTTTGTTTGACAAATAGAGCGCTTTGGCTCAGTGGCTATGTTTTGTGTCAATAACATaaggggcgtgggttcaaacctccaTAGGACCAAGCTAATTTTTTAGCACTTGTTTATTTTCTCCTTTTTAACCaactttgatattttatttaaaatagaaaatcaacttatttttaagtgattttttgctcactacttattttatttatctattttgctagtatattttaaaaatccaaaaatattatttatttagtcatttaaaaattaaatcaaaaacaagtcttttatatgttttaaacctttaaaaataatcaatttcttttaatatttccACCAAGTAAACTCCTAATATTTTTGTGTGAATCTATTTAGGGCTAGGTTAAGGTTACCTTCACAATACCATGTTCCCTTAAACCAACTCTCCTTTAGAGTTTGgtcttttaatcaattttaaaaatcaattaggATTAGGTGtgtttcaaaaccctaatatttcaaaaccctaatttgaattcCCTTTGATCTCTAGGAATGCCATGCTAATATAACTTTTTGCTTTGATCTCTCATTATTTATAtacttgtacatacttgttgataaTTTTATCCTTGTACATTCATACTTTATTTATggtattatcattgtatatacATACTTTGTTACTAACCACATGCATGAGATATCCATCcatcatccatcatattcattcatacatgaaatgattcaTAGGTATAAACATTCTCTTATCCATCATTTACATTTGAGTCTTATACATTGATCTAtttgttatactcacttgttTACCTTTATgatacacatgttatcacacacatcaCTTGATGTATtcatgattgattgcttaagttattgaaatatccaaaggaatgggaatggtattgactaaaattgtcaaggtactcaatctctttCCTAAACTCTTTTacctttgtgcttagtattgttaaagctgtGCACCCCACTTgttttttgaaaatggttttgtattgttaaagctcaacctttttaaaatcACCCCTTGGTTTTGTGTTGTTAAAGCTCAATCAACTTCTTTTAACCctagccttgtattgttaaagcttggctccTTTTGTTAAAAcgtgttaagtattgttaaagcttaacattatcacaaaaacacaaaggcattttataacaacaataataataatattttcaaagaggttcctatggagtaccatagatgcgaggggtgcttaaaatctcccccttgcataacaaaaccccggtacccaaatctctgataattttattagttttgatttatgggttttattcgctctttctcccattttttggaaacaataaagcgcggtggcgaacctgtttaaaacatatgagctaagtctattcaatggctttagtctcacaaatttcactgCTACACTCACATttatcccacttccaatcactaCATTCTTGCCATCACATCTAAAACTAAGGCTACTACCTTTAAACAAGCTTCTCAACACGATTGTTGGAATCAAACTATGTTAACTAATTTTCGAGCTCTCGAACAGAACAACACATGGCTCATGACTCCTTTACCCCCTTCACAAGAATCCTATAGGTTGCAAATGAGTTTGCAAAATAAAGAGACATTCTGATGGATCAATAGAGAGATACAAAGCTTGTTTAGTTGCTAAAGGCTACACATAAACTCGAGGTATTGAAAACATGGACACTTTTCATGAGTTGTTAAAATAACCACCATCAGGCTCCTCTTAGCCATTTCTGCCTCCCAAAATTGGCATTTGATCTATCTGGATGTTAATAACACTTTTCTCCATGGAGATCTTGATGAACATGTTTATATAACACCAAATCCTGGCCTTGTTAAATCCAATCTTGAGCATGTTTTGCCACAAAAGGAACAAACTATGAACTTGCCAAAACTTTTGCCTTGATTGTATAGTTTGTCATGACCTTTGCTTTGTTTGGATTGGAATTTAGTATGTGGTGAAGAATTATGAGTCTGAGCCATAAGATTCTTGGAACGATCAGAGGGAGAAGCTAACTACCGTTCTTCTTGTAAGATGGATGAAAAAACTTTGGCAACATCAGGTAATGGTTCCATCATAAGGATTTGAGACTTGACATGGTTGAAATTATCATTCAACCCTTTGAGAAAGCAGATAACATATTATGCATCTCTTTATTTCTTAAGTGTATCATGAGCACCGCAGATACAATTGGGAAGGGTTCTAAGAGCCTCAAGATCTTCCCATAAACTCTTTAGCTCATTAAAGTAAGATGTAACTGATTTTCAGCTTGTTTCATTGAATGAATTTGTTGAAGAAAATCAGATAACGAAAGTGGTCACCTTTGGAAAACTGGTTGTGGAGATCAGTCCATGACTGTGCAGCATTTTCAACATAAATTACACTCTGAGCTATGTTTGGAGATAAAGAAACAAAGATCCAAGCAAACATTATATCGTTGCATCGTTCCCAAGCATCACATAGACTGTCATATTCATTTGGTTAAGGGAGTTTACCATTGATGAATTTGATTTTGTTCTTGCTTAGGAGTGCCCTCTTTATTGATCTACTCCAAGATTCATAGTTTTTCTCTGATAATGGTGGAGAAAGTAAGTCAACACTAGGATTCTCAGCTGGATGAAGGTAATATGCATTGGTTTGATCAAGAGCGGGATTCTTAATtgtgtgattgttgttgttgttttgaagaGGATCTTCCATTGAACGAATGGGGGGTTACACTCAAGAATGGAAGAAGAAAATGATAACAATGGTGGGTTCTGAAAACAGTAAGAAGGAAGAAGGAGGAGAAATAAGATCTTCAAGTTATTCTTGCTCATAATTTCCATTATTGAACTTGACTCTAAACTACAACTGTTAAGTCTATATATACAAGTCTTGCTTGTATATCAAGCAACTAACTAAACCTAACTATATGCACCAAAATAGAAAAAGTagtcactactagaaatacacgtatttcctgcggaattacctgcggatatttgctaaatttccgcaggaaacatatttcctgcggattttcctgcgattttatgtccccagctaaaaccttcgtgggtaatactTTTCGCAGATAATTCCGCAGGTATATCcacagctaaatccgcaggaaacctttcgcagataaatccgcaggtaaatccgcaggtaaatccgcagctaattccgcaggtaaatacGCAGGAAATGtatatccgcaggtaaatccgcaggaaatttctttctcaaattaaataatttttttattttaataaacttttgaaccattatatatatttaaataactataatataaaataaaattataattttcaatttaaattaaacttgAATTCATAGAACATAATTGGTAAGAATTAGTCATTACTAAAAATGATTCAAAAAATCAAGTTATTACTAATCATTTGTCAACCAAGTTAAAATGATAATACAATCCAAAAACTAAGTCAATTAAGGTTGGGGTTAAGTGAGTTGAGGTTGAGTGAATTGAGGTTGAATAAGATATGGAATAGGTTGAGGTGGAGTGGGTTGGGGACGGAATAGGTTGGGGTTGATTGGATTGAGGTTGAGTGACTTCATGTTGAGTTGATATATTCTTCTTCTTGGACTTTTTTTGCGGCATAGTTTGAGAGAATTCAAAGGAATGCAAAACCTGAAAAA
The sequence above is a segment of the Vicia villosa cultivar HV-30 ecotype Madison, WI unplaced genomic scaffold, Vvil1.0 ctg.001177F_1_1, whole genome shotgun sequence genome. Coding sequences within it:
- the LOC131633783 gene encoding AP-1 complex subunit mu-1-I-like — encoded protein: MAVTNVVSWRSERINYKKNEVFLDVVESVNILVNSNGQIIRSDVMIQIFWICTVCGEPLSQTAQSFMPELMYGVNQSLEKVLHSFEFSQTMPQKKSKKKNISTQHEVTQPQSNQPQPIPSPTHSTSTYSISYSTSIHSTSTHLTPTLIDLVFGLYYHFNLVDK